A single Cyclopterus lumpus isolate fCycLum1 chromosome 1, fCycLum1.pri, whole genome shotgun sequence DNA region contains:
- the LOC117736549 gene encoding UPF0687 protein C20orf27 homolog isoform X1: MATGRKGSTSKAGGVHFPDDDEPPGSPTRRDDDSNLCTLIAIQEKDGSYLVKAGFLKSQHCYEIVFTVPDVPTQGKELSCLPSSSPTRRFPNLRVQHINSTLEGGVKVTCEYRTHQEGVLQEEITLVTRGRKGSSLKVRFQAKVIDPHHGTPMLLEGVRCLDAQKHTHRKHSSDRERK, translated from the exons ATGGCAACAGGAAGAaaag GCTCCACCTCTAAGGCCGGTGGTGTGCATTTCCCTGACGACGACGAGCCCCCCGGCTCTCCAACGCGGAGAGATGACGATTCAAACCTCTGCACTCTCATTGCTATCCAAGAGAAGGATGGCAGCTATTTGGTCAAG GCGGGGTTCCTGAAGAGCCAGCACTGCTATGAGATTGTCTTCACTGTCCCAGATGTCCCCACTCAGGGCAAAGAGCTCTCTtgtctcccttcttcctctccaaccCGAAGGTTCCCCAACCTCCGGGTCCAACATATCAACTCCACACTGGAGG GAGGAGTAAAGGTAACGTGCGAGTACAGGACTCACCAGGAGggggtgctgcaggaggagatcacTCTGGTAACAAGAGGGAGAAAAGGCAGTAGTCTGAAGGTCCGATTCCAGGCCAAGGTCATtg ACCCACATCACGGGACTCCCATGCTGCTGGAGGGGGTGAGGTGTCTGGATGCTCAGAAACACACCCACAGAAAGCACAGCAGTGACCGTGAGAGGAAATGA
- the LOC117736549 gene encoding UPF0687 protein C20orf27 homolog isoform X2 → MATGRKGSTSKAGGVHFPDDDEPPGSPTRRDDDSNLCTLIAIQEKDGSYLVKAGFLKSQHCYEIVFTVPDVPTQGKELSCLPSSSPTRRFPNLRVQHINSTLEGGVKVTCEYRTHQEGVLQEEITLVTRGRKGSSLKVRFQAKVIGEKSEETFRRATEEDPSPRMDRSNRCHVYR, encoded by the exons ATGGCAACAGGAAGAaaag GCTCCACCTCTAAGGCCGGTGGTGTGCATTTCCCTGACGACGACGAGCCCCCCGGCTCTCCAACGCGGAGAGATGACGATTCAAACCTCTGCACTCTCATTGCTATCCAAGAGAAGGATGGCAGCTATTTGGTCAAG GCGGGGTTCCTGAAGAGCCAGCACTGCTATGAGATTGTCTTCACTGTCCCAGATGTCCCCACTCAGGGCAAAGAGCTCTCTtgtctcccttcttcctctccaaccCGAAGGTTCCCCAACCTCCGGGTCCAACATATCAACTCCACACTGGAGG GAGGAGTAAAGGTAACGTGCGAGTACAGGACTCACCAGGAGggggtgctgcaggaggagatcacTCTGGTAACAAGAGGGAGAAAAGGCAGTAGTCTGAAGGTCCGATTCCAGGCCAAGGTCATtg gggaaaaaagtgaagaaaccttcaggagagcaacagaggaggatccctctccccggatggacagaagcaatagatgtcatgtgtacagatga